The following coding sequences are from one Streptomyces sp. NBC_01431 window:
- a CDS encoding ASCH domain-containing protein: MDGTTSSQPSTAPQSLHFHPDYLDAVRAEQKTTTVRFRDPVETGPVCLVFELDDEVALPGVVTQVTVKRVAELSESDARADGFRDLAELHDRLRFHYPRIGPTDTITIVHFRLAK, translated from the coding sequence ATGGACGGCACCACTTCATCGCAGCCCTCAACGGCGCCTCAGAGCCTGCACTTCCATCCCGACTACCTCGATGCAGTACGCGCCGAACAGAAGACGACGACGGTGCGTTTCCGTGACCCGGTGGAGACGGGCCCGGTATGCCTGGTGTTCGAGTTGGACGACGAGGTGGCACTACCGGGTGTCGTCACGCAGGTCACTGTGAAAAGAGTTGCCGAGCTGAGCGAGTCGGACGCCCGCGCGGACGGTTTCCGTGATCTCGCTGAGCTTCACGACAGACTGCGGTTTCACTACCCCCGCATCGGGCCGACCGACACCATCACCATCGTGCACTTCCGGTTGGCGAAGTGA
- a CDS encoding expansin EXLX1 family cellulose-binding protein gives MRTTNHRAPRRGRGRAFGIPLAVLAVGVLACVGIALLPGSRADAGHRTDASVAAAPASVPSGSGSPTAATGAATASALPPITSPPPSATRTPTPAASSSPRAASLAGRIKPAVTYRGVATSYAAGDGQGSCLYGPSGDLMIAAMNHADYESAKACGAQVLVRAANGAAITVRIVNECPLPCAPGQLDLSTQAFAELANPSLGRIPVSWTLLSPTSPDMISIRYKAGSSRWWCGVQVIGHRNPVAVLELRTANGWRRLPRTDYNYFLSADGSGCGGAIRVTDIYGEQLTIDKIALKPDVAQPTDVQFARR, from the coding sequence ATGAGGACAACGAACCACCGCGCTCCGCGGCGCGGGCGCGGGCGGGCCTTCGGCATTCCGTTGGCGGTGCTGGCCGTCGGGGTTCTGGCCTGCGTGGGCATCGCGCTCCTCCCCGGGAGCAGGGCCGATGCCGGACATCGCACCGACGCGTCGGTCGCCGCTGCCCCGGCGAGCGTCCCGTCCGGTTCCGGTTCTCCCACCGCGGCGACCGGCGCGGCAACCGCATCGGCGCTGCCACCCATCACGAGCCCGCCACCGTCAGCGACCCGTACCCCTACACCCGCTGCCTCCAGCAGCCCGCGCGCGGCGTCGCTGGCGGGACGGATCAAACCGGCGGTCACCTACCGGGGAGTCGCGACTTCCTATGCCGCGGGTGACGGCCAGGGATCGTGCTTGTATGGTCCGTCCGGCGATCTCATGATCGCGGCGATGAACCACGCGGACTACGAGTCTGCGAAGGCGTGCGGGGCGCAGGTGTTGGTTCGCGCCGCGAACGGGGCCGCCATCACCGTGCGGATCGTCAACGAGTGCCCGCTGCCCTGCGCACCCGGACAACTCGACCTCAGCACACAGGCTTTCGCGGAACTCGCCAACCCCTCCCTCGGCCGGATCCCGGTCAGCTGGACGCTGCTGAGCCCCACCTCGCCCGACATGATCTCCATCCGGTACAAGGCCGGGTCCAGCCGCTGGTGGTGCGGCGTCCAAGTGATCGGCCACCGGAACCCGGTGGCGGTGCTTGAACTCAGAACCGCCAACGGCTGGCGCCGACTTCCCCGCACCGACTACAACTACTTCCTCTCCGCCGACGGCAGCGGATGCGGCGGCGCGATCAGGGTCACCGACATCTACGGAGAGCAACTCACCATCGACAAGATCGCGCTCAAACCGGACGTCGCGCAACCGACCGACGTTCAGTTCGCCCGGCGTTGA
- a CDS encoding potassium channel family protein has product MSESGTGLKDGLRNHVAKRATAITAVVRLLLTAAGLLTGYYLLPLTQQPSGRVIATLIVGLVVVLALFVWQMHSITRSPTPQLRAVQALATTLQLYLLLFASAYYLLERSDSGSFNGPLTRTASLYFTLVTFSSVGYGDIVARSDAARIVNMVQMTGNLILLGVATRIAITAVQTGLRRDGTKHTDR; this is encoded by the coding sequence ATGAGTGAAAGTGGCACCGGCCTGAAAGATGGCCTGCGAAATCACGTAGCGAAACGTGCGACAGCGATTACCGCCGTCGTCCGGCTCCTCCTCACCGCGGCAGGTCTACTGACGGGCTATTACCTGCTGCCGCTGACTCAGCAGCCCTCCGGCAGAGTCATCGCCACCCTCATCGTCGGACTTGTCGTCGTGCTCGCACTGTTCGTGTGGCAGATGCACTCCATCACCCGCTCGCCGACTCCCCAACTGCGGGCTGTCCAGGCGCTCGCCACCACCCTCCAGCTGTACCTTCTGCTCTTCGCCTCGGCCTACTACCTGCTCGAACGGAGCGACTCCGGCAGCTTCAACGGACCACTCACCAGGACCGCCTCCCTGTACTTCACCCTCGTCACCTTCAGCTCCGTGGGATACGGCGACATCGTCGCCCGCAGCGACGCCGCCCGCATCGTCAACATGGTGCAGATGACGGGCAATCTGATCCTGCTCGGTGTCGCGACCCGAATCGCCATCACGGCCGTTCAAACCGGCTTGAGAAGAGATGGAACGAAGCACACCGACCGCTGA
- a CDS encoding RICIN domain-containing protein, translated as MNETDPVADGRGGHRRAAGGARRTRGRHRRRWTALGLALGVPGVLGPYLLFVQADSEAATVDPDTYYTLVSVRSDKVMDVPGADASDGAWIRQTSRAADAASQQWRLRAAGDGYVELENRGSHKVLGVRGASTKSAAAVEQQTDHGSASQQWKVEDVGGAAVKFVSRSSKMVLDVWGGSGGEGVPLVQYADQGSTNQQWRLVKASGSGGYTWHNAQIVGGGFVTGLVFNPARKGLLYARTDVGGAYRWDSTAARWTSLTDWIGGADWNLLGIESLATDPVDPDRVYLASGSYTNGWAGNGAILRSTDQGKTFQRTDLPFKLGGNEDGRSMGERLAVDPANHGTLYLGTRKNGLWRSTDYGVTWSQVNSFPVKDGASSGVGLSFVTFGPAGSRTIYVGVADRANSLYRSTDGGSTWQAVPGRPTGQLPQHGVLSGDGSLYLTYTNAPGPNGVTAGSVWKYTPSTGVWKNVSPSSGSYGFAGLAVDPQHPSTVMVTTLDRWWPSDEVYRSTDGGASWKALGATSKRDASGAPYVGTGIGHWMGALAIDPFDSGHVLYGTGSGMWGSDDVTAADHGGATHWTVPARGLEETVVLALAKPPGLPLVSALGDVGGFRHDDLTKVPSKALSGPQFTNTTGIDFAQAKPGFMVRVGLGGAQHGAYSTDGGADWTPFAGTPVDGAGGGTVAVSADGATVVWTPSGRRPFYSTNHGSAWAAASGLPADTAVVADRSAANTFYALTGGTLYASTDGGRSFSARATGLGDGSLKAAPGAAGDLWITGGSNGLAHSTNGGASFTRLGGVQQAHGVGFGKAAPGATHQALYLSGTVKGVSGVFRSIDGGSSWLRITDDQHQFGGSAISVVEGDPDVYGRVYLGGYGRGVVYGDLS; from the coding sequence ATGAACGAGACGGATCCCGTGGCAGACGGCCGCGGCGGGCACAGGCGCGCGGCCGGTGGCGCAAGACGTACGCGTGGGCGCCACCGCCGGCGCTGGACGGCGCTGGGTCTGGCGCTCGGCGTGCCCGGCGTCCTCGGTCCCTACTTGCTGTTCGTGCAGGCCGACTCGGAGGCCGCGACGGTGGATCCCGACACCTATTACACGTTGGTGTCCGTCCGCAGCGACAAAGTGATGGACGTGCCCGGGGCGGACGCTTCGGACGGCGCCTGGATACGGCAGACGAGCCGTGCGGCCGATGCCGCGAGCCAGCAGTGGCGGCTACGGGCGGCGGGGGACGGATACGTCGAGCTGGAGAACCGCGGCAGCCACAAGGTCCTCGGAGTGCGGGGCGCTTCCACAAAGTCCGCCGCCGCCGTCGAGCAGCAGACCGACCACGGTTCCGCCTCACAGCAGTGGAAGGTCGAGGACGTGGGCGGCGCCGCGGTGAAGTTCGTTTCCCGGAGCAGCAAGATGGTGCTCGACGTGTGGGGCGGCTCCGGTGGCGAGGGTGTGCCGCTCGTCCAGTACGCCGACCAGGGCAGCACCAACCAGCAGTGGCGGCTGGTGAAGGCATCCGGCTCCGGCGGGTACACCTGGCACAACGCGCAGATCGTTGGCGGCGGCTTCGTCACCGGGCTGGTCTTCAACCCCGCCCGCAAGGGTCTGCTGTACGCGCGCACCGACGTGGGCGGCGCGTACCGCTGGGACTCGACCGCCGCCCGGTGGACCTCGTTGACCGACTGGATCGGTGGAGCCGACTGGAACCTGTTGGGCATCGAGAGCCTGGCGACCGACCCGGTCGACCCGGACCGCGTGTACCTCGCGAGCGGCAGCTACACCAACGGCTGGGCGGGCAACGGCGCGATCCTCCGCTCCACCGACCAGGGCAAAACGTTCCAGCGCACCGACCTGCCGTTCAAACTGGGCGGCAACGAGGACGGCCGGTCCATGGGTGAGCGGCTGGCGGTGGATCCCGCCAACCACGGCACGCTGTATCTGGGCACCCGCAAGAACGGGCTCTGGCGCAGTACCGACTACGGCGTCACCTGGAGCCAGGTGAACAGCTTCCCCGTCAAGGACGGTGCGAGCAGCGGAGTCGGCCTGTCCTTCGTGACGTTCGGCCCGGCCGGCAGCCGGACGATCTACGTGGGGGTGGCCGACCGGGCCAACTCGCTGTACCGCTCCACCGACGGTGGCAGCACCTGGCAGGCGGTGCCCGGCCGGCCCACCGGGCAGTTGCCGCAGCACGGTGTGCTCTCCGGCGACGGTTCGCTGTATCTGACGTACACCAACGCCCCGGGCCCGAACGGGGTGACGGCCGGTTCGGTGTGGAAGTACACGCCGTCCACCGGGGTGTGGAAGAACGTATCGCCGTCCAGCGGCAGCTACGGCTTCGCCGGGCTGGCGGTCGATCCGCAGCACCCGTCCACGGTGATGGTGACCACGCTGGACCGGTGGTGGCCCTCGGACGAGGTGTACAGGTCGACCGACGGTGGTGCCTCCTGGAAGGCGCTCGGCGCGACCTCGAAGCGGGACGCCTCCGGGGCGCCGTACGTGGGTACCGGTATCGGGCACTGGATGGGCGCGCTGGCGATCGACCCCTTCGACTCCGGGCACGTGCTGTACGGCACCGGATCGGGGATGTGGGGCAGCGATGATGTGACCGCGGCCGACCACGGGGGTGCCACGCACTGGACGGTCCCGGCCAGGGGGCTGGAGGAGACCGTGGTGCTCGCACTGGCCAAGCCGCCCGGCCTCCCGCTGGTCAGCGCACTCGGTGACGTGGGCGGATTCCGGCACGATGACCTGACCAAGGTGCCCTCCAAGGCGCTGTCAGGGCCGCAGTTCACCAACACCACCGGCATCGACTTCGCGCAGGCGAAGCCGGGGTTCATGGTCCGGGTCGGTCTCGGCGGCGCGCAGCACGGCGCATACTCGACCGACGGCGGAGCCGACTGGACGCCGTTCGCCGGGACTCCCGTTGACGGTGCGGGCGGCGGGACCGTGGCGGTCTCGGCGGACGGCGCCACCGTGGTGTGGACGCCTTCAGGCCGGCGCCCGTTCTACTCGACCAACCATGGTTCGGCCTGGGCCGCGGCCTCCGGACTGCCCGCGGACACGGCCGTGGTGGCCGACCGTTCGGCGGCGAACACTTTCTACGCCCTCACCGGCGGCACCCTGTACGCCAGCACCGACGGCGGGAGAAGCTTCTCCGCCCGAGCCACCGGCCTGGGTGACGGATCGCTCAAGGCCGCCCCCGGGGCCGCCGGTGACCTGTGGATCACCGGCGGAAGCAACGGGCTCGCGCACTCCACCAACGGCGGAGCGAGCTTCACCAGGCTCGGCGGTGTACAGCAGGCGCACGGCGTCGGCTTCGGCAAGGCCGCCCCGGGCGCCACCCACCAGGCGCTCTACCTCAGCGGAACAGTGAAGGGCGTCTCCGGGGTGTTCCGCTCCATCGACGGCGGTTCGAGCTGGCTCCGGATCACCGACGACCAGCACCAGTTCGGAGGGAGCGCCATCAGCGTCGTCGAAGGCGACCCCGACGTGTACGGCCGGGTCTACCTGGGCGGCTACGGCCGTGGCGTGGTGTACGGCGACCTGTCCTGA
- a CDS encoding Hint domain-containing protein, translating into MVVGADASAFGLLVGGKPSGSAGFGRVRDDPSPSGRLVDGLAVLGAHHRGLFAQRVGQCCQQSRRWASRQTGIGVEDAFKALKTLDLDPATLAKLEESFNVFEDLTTCKVNSFPGRTQVLMADGSHREIGSLKVGDLVVASDPTTGERRAEPVTAAFRHDTERPSAPDTGHRRRALIVRACHQQVRR; encoded by the coding sequence GTGGTCGTCGGCGCGGACGCGTCGGCGTTTGGGCTGCTCGTCGGAGGCAAACCGTCCGGAAGCGCAGGCTTCGGCCGAGTTCGTGACGATCCATCACCCAGCGGACGTCTTGTGGACGGGCTCGCGGTGCTGGGAGCCCATCACCGTGGACTGTTCGCACAGCGTGTGGGGCAGTGCTGTCAGCAGTCGAGGCGCTGGGCATCGCGCCAGACCGGGATCGGCGTTGAGGACGCGTTCAAAGCCCTCAAGACCCTCGACCTGGACCCCGCGACCCTCGCCAAACTTGAGGAATCCTTCAATGTCTTCGAGGACCTCACCACCTGCAAGGTCAACAGCTTCCCCGGCCGTACCCAGGTATTGATGGCGGACGGATCACACCGGGAGATCGGCTCCCTCAAGGTGGGCGACCTGGTCGTGGCGAGCGATCCGACGACCGGTGAGCGCCGCGCCGAGCCCGTCACTGCGGCGTTTCGACACGACACGGAGCGCCCGTCTGCTCCTGACACAGGCCACCGGCGCCGAGCGTTGATCGTGCGCGCCTGCCACCAGCAAGTCCGCCGCTGA
- a CDS encoding SHOCT domain-containing protein — protein MNLAYDYPVLGAFWTVMWIFLWVLWIVLLFRIIGDIFRDDTLGGMGKTGWLLFVILLPFLGVFVYVIARGKDMGDREVRHARARQEAFDDYVRKTAGTGAGPGSEVEQLAKLSEIRSKGDITDEEFQRAKEKILH, from the coding sequence ATGAATCTGGCCTACGACTACCCGGTTCTCGGAGCGTTCTGGACGGTCATGTGGATCTTCCTATGGGTCCTGTGGATCGTTCTGCTCTTCCGGATCATCGGCGACATCTTCCGGGACGACACGCTCGGCGGAATGGGCAAGACGGGATGGCTCTTGTTCGTGATCCTGCTGCCCTTCCTCGGCGTGTTCGTCTATGTGATTGCCCGCGGCAAGGACATGGGCGATCGCGAGGTGCGGCATGCGCGAGCCCGACAGGAGGCCTTCGACGATTACGTGCGCAAGACGGCCGGCACCGGCGCGGGACCCGGAAGCGAGGTGGAGCAACTGGCGAAACTCTCGGAGATTCGCTCCAAGGGCGACATCACCGACGAGGAGTTCCAGCGGGCCAAGGAGAAGATTCTCCACTGA
- a CDS encoding cupin, producing MTTTPISSIDLFASALHIHPDGDVRVAERRMTSSDSGAWQIATFHVETDADVHADHWEMHPEADEAVCCLTGGVRLRFRPARPSGADEMVQLQAGTAVVVPRGRWHRLELDAPSDLMSITLRHGTRLEKRTDTR from the coding sequence ATGACGACGACACCCATCTCATCCATCGACCTGTTCGCCTCGGCGCTGCACATCCACCCCGACGGCGATGTCCGAGTCGCCGAACGGCGGATGACGAGCAGCGACTCCGGCGCCTGGCAGATCGCGACGTTCCACGTGGAGACCGATGCCGACGTTCACGCTGACCACTGGGAGATGCACCCAGAGGCCGATGAGGCGGTGTGCTGCCTGACCGGCGGTGTCCGCCTCCGCTTCCGCCCCGCCAGGCCCAGCGGCGCCGACGAGATGGTGCAATTGCAGGCAGGCACCGCCGTGGTCGTCCCCCGCGGCCGCTGGCACCGCCTGGAACTGGACGCCCCCAGCGACCTGATGTCGATCACCCTTCGCCACGGCACCCGCCTCGAAAAGCGCACCGACACTCGCTGA
- a CDS encoding hydrophobic protein: MPWRLITTVPLLLVLLLALILFGAGFAPKALWWVAIIVLMVWLVGFVARPKGGSGRWYRW; this comes from the coding sequence ATGCCTTGGAGGTTGATAACTACGGTTCCCCTTCTTCTCGTTCTTCTTCTGGCTCTGATCCTCTTCGGCGCGGGTTTCGCGCCGAAGGCCCTGTGGTGGGTCGCAATCATCGTCCTCATGGTTTGGCTCGTCGGGTTCGTCGCGCGCCCCAAGGGAGGAAGCGGCCGCTGGTATCGCTGGTAG
- a CDS encoding MarR family winged helix-turn-helix transcriptional regulator, translating into MPDVDPLTEAARQRIGRMARLFERLLTQVAAANELTAGDWAALSALQRTGAPHEASPTALSQQLGITSGTMSVRLNRLSRAGLIESVAATDGRSKPVRLTPHGQERWRAATQARTRQEQQLFTEALSVEELNELNVLLSRLLGRLEDEFGTASRHDVPKDA; encoded by the coding sequence ATGCCTGACGTCGATCCACTCACCGAGGCAGCCCGGCAACGCATCGGCCGTATGGCCCGGCTGTTCGAGCGCCTGCTCACTCAGGTCGCGGCCGCCAACGAGCTGACCGCCGGTGACTGGGCCGCCCTGTCGGCTCTACAGCGCACCGGAGCCCCGCACGAGGCCTCCCCCACCGCGCTGTCCCAGCAGCTCGGGATCACCTCAGGAACCATGAGCGTGCGCCTGAACCGGCTCTCCCGGGCGGGCCTGATCGAATCGGTAGCCGCGACTGACGGCCGCAGCAAACCGGTCCGGCTCACCCCGCACGGCCAGGAGCGCTGGCGTGCCGCCACCCAGGCGCGCACCCGCCAGGAGCAGCAACTGTTCACCGAGGCCTTGTCCGTTGAGGAACTCAACGAGCTGAACGTGCTGCTGAGCCGGCTCCTGGGCCGCCTGGAAGACGAGTTCGGTACGGCGTCGCGCCACGACGTCCCCAAGGACGCATAG
- a CDS encoding TetR/AcrR family transcriptional regulator — translation MPQPSAPRKPLGRPPRISREEVVETARRIVAAEGVDRLTMRRLATEIGSTPMALYHHVRNKEELLVLLLDDYAARTLHRPELPAQPRERIVVAAATIHEALAACPWIVEVLTADDLMSTSALWFVEQIIDGLVECGLPPERAVHGYRAIWYYTAGEIVIRATAARRRTDDDRPTYRERVFADLDPSELPRLAQVADHWAPLTAEDTYLDGLRALVAGLLATR, via the coding sequence ATGCCGCAACCGTCCGCACCGCGCAAACCCCTCGGCCGACCTCCACGCATCTCCCGCGAGGAGGTCGTCGAGACGGCACGCCGGATCGTGGCCGCGGAAGGCGTGGACCGGCTGACCATGCGTCGGCTGGCCACAGAGATCGGCAGTACGCCGATGGCGCTCTACCACCACGTCCGCAACAAGGAAGAACTGCTCGTCCTGCTGCTGGACGACTACGCCGCGCGGACGCTGCACCGACCCGAACTGCCCGCCCAGCCTCGCGAGCGGATCGTCGTCGCCGCTGCCACGATCCACGAGGCGCTCGCCGCCTGCCCCTGGATCGTGGAGGTGCTGACCGCCGACGACCTGATGTCCACATCCGCCCTGTGGTTTGTCGAGCAGATCATCGATGGCCTGGTCGAATGCGGCCTGCCCCCCGAGCGGGCCGTACACGGGTACCGCGCAATCTGGTACTACACCGCCGGAGAGATCGTGATCCGGGCGACAGCGGCCCGGCGGCGCACAGACGATGACCGTCCTACCTACCGGGAGCGAGTCTTCGCCGATCTCGACCCGAGCGAGCTACCCCGCTTGGCACAGGTCGCGGACCACTGGGCGCCGCTGACCGCCGAGGACACCTACCTGGATGGGCTCCGGGCCTTGGTGGCTGGCCTCCTCGCCACCCGCTGA
- a CDS encoding oxidoreductase yields the protein MTSQHPDHEAAKVWFITGTSTGLGRALAHEVIADGARLIATARDTATLDGLVALAPDRVRAVALDVTDPTAVRDAVDTALKEFGRIDVLVNNAGYALRGAIEELSDTELRRQFDTNVFGALDVTRAALPTMRAQRSGCIVQMSSVGGVLATLGGSAYAGTKFALEGLSEGLAAELKHLGIHVVIVEPGPFRTDFTGRSVRWADPIEDYRPALDPAKKQFLAMHDHQPGDPARAARAIITATQMETPPLRLPLGANAIDRIREHLQARLQEVDTVEALGRPTDFA from the coding sequence ATGACCTCGCAACACCCCGACCACGAGGCCGCCAAGGTCTGGTTCATCACCGGCACCAGCACCGGCCTGGGCCGCGCTCTGGCCCATGAAGTCATCGCCGACGGCGCACGGTTGATCGCCACGGCCCGCGACACCGCGACCCTCGACGGCCTCGTGGCCCTGGCCCCCGACCGGGTCCGCGCCGTGGCCCTGGACGTCACCGACCCCACCGCGGTCCGCGACGCCGTGGACACCGCCCTCAAGGAATTCGGCCGCATCGACGTACTCGTCAACAACGCCGGCTACGCACTGCGCGGCGCCATCGAGGAACTCTCCGACACCGAACTGCGCCGCCAGTTCGACACCAACGTCTTCGGCGCGCTCGACGTGACCCGCGCCGCCCTGCCGACCATGCGCGCCCAGCGCTCCGGCTGCATCGTGCAGATGTCCTCGGTCGGCGGAGTCCTGGCCACCCTCGGCGGAAGCGCCTATGCGGGCACCAAATTCGCACTCGAAGGGCTTTCCGAAGGGCTGGCCGCCGAACTCAAACACCTCGGCATCCACGTCGTGATCGTCGAACCCGGCCCCTTCCGCACCGACTTCACCGGCCGCTCCGTACGGTGGGCCGATCCCATCGAGGACTACCGCCCCGCCCTGGACCCCGCGAAGAAGCAGTTCCTCGCCATGCACGACCACCAGCCGGGCGACCCCGCCCGCGCAGCACGGGCCATCATCACCGCCACCCAGATGGAAACACCCCCGCTGCGACTTCCCCTGGGTGCCAACGCGATCGACCGCATCCGCGAACACCTCCAGGCGCGCCTCCAAGAAGTCGACACGGTCGAAGCCTTGGGCCGCCCGACGGACTTTGCCTGA
- a CDS encoding MFS transporter: MYKNLRGRPGAVLAAAAVAQFAFALDMSVVNVALPAIRTALGFAPLDLSWVVHVYALTFGGFLLLGGRACDLYGRRRLFLLGLAVFGLCSLAGGLAQAPWQLITARAGQGLGAAAAAPAALAMLTTTFAEGPQRVRALGVWSAVNAAGGALGVLAGGLLTEYAGWRWVMLINLPIVAAALALALAGVPAEARPARRERLDVLGAALATGGVGLLVLGVVRTDAQGWGSPATLAMLVAAATLLAAFVFAESRTLAPLLRLGLLRSRWVVGANVLVFLAAAGQFAAFYFVSLYMQQVLGMGAAATGAAFLPFSAGLVAGTLVATRVTAARTPRASLVPGALLAAAGLTWFAFISPDGGFLTDVLGPSLMTSIGTGLVLAPVAAAATTGVAAREAGMASGLFNSSRQLGGCIGLAALATIAAQRTSTATDPAALNDGYALGLAVAAALFALAAVVAIGVLPRRRAETPHSRPAAPAENRLEGTPS; this comes from the coding sequence ATGTATAAAAACTTACGGGGGCGTCCCGGCGCAGTGCTGGCGGCTGCCGCCGTCGCTCAGTTCGCCTTCGCCCTGGACATGTCGGTGGTCAACGTCGCACTGCCCGCGATCCGCACCGCGCTGGGATTCGCGCCACTCGACCTGTCGTGGGTCGTGCACGTCTACGCGCTCACGTTCGGCGGCTTTCTGCTGCTGGGGGGCCGCGCCTGCGACCTGTACGGCCGGCGTCGGCTGTTCCTGCTGGGCCTGGCCGTCTTCGGGCTGTGCTCGCTGGCAGGCGGGCTGGCCCAGGCACCCTGGCAACTGATCACCGCCCGCGCCGGGCAGGGCTTGGGCGCGGCCGCGGCTGCCCCGGCCGCACTGGCGATGCTCACCACCACCTTCGCCGAAGGCCCGCAGCGTGTCCGCGCGCTCGGAGTGTGGAGCGCCGTGAACGCCGCGGGGGGAGCGCTGGGCGTGCTGGCGGGCGGGCTGCTGACCGAGTACGCGGGTTGGCGCTGGGTGATGCTGATCAACCTGCCCATCGTGGCGGCGGCTCTCGCGCTGGCTCTCGCAGGCGTGCCCGCCGAAGCACGCCCCGCCCGGCGCGAGAGGCTGGACGTGCTCGGCGCCGCCCTGGCGACCGGCGGAGTCGGGTTGCTGGTGCTCGGCGTCGTCCGCACCGACGCCCAAGGGTGGGGCTCACCGGCCACATTGGCGATGCTCGTCGCCGCGGCCACACTTTTGGCCGCCTTCGTCTTCGCCGAATCCAGGACCCTCGCACCGCTGTTGCGCCTCGGCCTGCTGCGCAGCCGCTGGGTCGTCGGCGCCAACGTGCTGGTGTTCCTGGCCGCGGCTGGGCAGTTCGCGGCGTTCTACTTCGTGTCCCTGTACATGCAGCAGGTTCTGGGCATGGGTGCCGCAGCGACCGGCGCCGCGTTCCTGCCCTTCTCGGCGGGCCTGGTCGCGGGCACCCTCGTCGCGACTCGCGTCACCGCGGCCCGCACCCCCCGTGCGTCCCTGGTGCCCGGCGCCCTGCTGGCCGCCGCGGGCCTGACCTGGTTCGCCTTCATCAGTCCCGACGGCGGCTTTCTCACCGACGTGCTCGGCCCATCCCTGATGACCAGCATCGGCACCGGACTTGTCCTGGCCCCGGTCGCCGCCGCCGCAACCACCGGCGTCGCCGCGCGCGAGGCCGGTATGGCCTCCGGCCTCTTCAACAGCTCCCGCCAACTCGGCGGCTGCATCGGCTTGGCCGCCCTGGCCACCATCGCCGCACAACGCACCAGCACGGCGACCGACCCCGCCGCGCTCAACGACGGCTACGCCCTGGGCCTGGCCGTCGCCGCCGCCCTCTTCGCGCTCGCGGCGGTCGTGGCTATCGGCGTGCTGCCCCGCCGCCGAGCCGAAACACCTCACTCGCGACCCGCCGCCCCCGCAGAGAACCGACTGGAAGGAACGCCATCATGA
- a CDS encoding SigE family RNA polymerase sigma factor, with protein sequence MLLDDASAEFHDFFERHYAELARLAHLLTGETDAADDLAADALVALWQRWDRFRTAHHPLAYARGVVANLARERIRSAVRERRRVALFWSRGPGEVESPDVAAVLDVRAALDRLPFRKRACVVLRHAFDLSEKDTAMALGISVGTVKSQTSKGMAELERTLGIRAAGELAAGRRAR encoded by the coding sequence ATGCTCCTCGATGACGCGTCCGCGGAGTTCCACGACTTCTTCGAACGCCACTACGCCGAACTGGCCCGTCTCGCCCACCTCCTGACCGGCGAGACGGACGCGGCTGACGACCTCGCCGCGGATGCCCTGGTCGCCCTGTGGCAACGCTGGGACCGGTTCCGTACGGCGCACCACCCGCTCGCCTACGCTCGCGGCGTGGTGGCCAACCTGGCGCGGGAACGGATCCGAAGCGCGGTCCGCGAGCGACGCCGGGTCGCGCTGTTCTGGTCCCGCGGTCCCGGAGAAGTGGAGTCACCGGACGTGGCAGCCGTCCTTGACGTCCGTGCGGCGCTCGACCGACTGCCGTTCCGCAAGCGGGCGTGCGTGGTGCTGCGCCACGCCTTCGACCTGTCGGAGAAGGACACCGCGATGGCACTGGGCATATCGGTCGGTACGGTGAAGAGTCAGACCTCGAAGGGAATGGCCGAGCTGGAACGGACACTCGGCATACGCGCGGCCGGGGAACTGGCGGCAGGAAGGAGGGCTCGGTGA